The region CGCTCACGCAGGAGATCGAGAGTTGCCGCCCGTACCTCGAGGCCCAGATCGATTTCATCGATCCTTCGGTGGTCGTGACGCTCGGCAACTTCGCGACCAAGCTCCTCCTCGACACCAAGGAAGGCATCACGAAGTTGCGCGGCCGCGAGTTCCCGTTCCGTGACCACGCGGTGCTGATGCCCACGCTCCATCCCGCGGCGGTGCTGCGGAACGGCGGTGCGGCGCTCGCGCAGGCGCGCGGGGATTTCGTGCGCGTGAAGCGAGCGTTGGCAGGGGCGTCGACAGGATGAACACGCTTGCGGCACAGACGCACTCGTCGGCCGAGACGTTCTCGTTGGCGGCACGCGTCGGCACGATCTTGCGCGCTGGTGATGTCGTCGCCCTGGTCGGTGACCTCGGCGTCGGCAAGACCGTGTTCGCGAAGGGGATCGCCCGCGCGCTCGGCATCGACGAAGAGGTCGTGAGCCCCACGTTTACGCTCGTGCGCGAGTACGAGGCGCCCGTGCCGCTCGTGCACGTCGACGTGTACCGCCTCGACCACCTCCAGGAGCTGCACGACGTAGGGTTCGACGAACTCGTCGGTGGCCCGTCGGTTACCGTCGTCGAATGGGGGGATCGCGTGGGCGCGCTGCTCCCGGCCGAGCGTCTCGAAGTTCTGCTGACGCAGGGCGACGACGACGAGGACCGCGTCGTCGTGTTCGAGCCTTCCGGTCGCTCGTGGGCGGTGCGCAGCGACGCCCTCGCCGCGCTCGTCGGTGACGATCACACGGGGAGCGAGTGACGTGCTGATGGGGATCGACACCGCCACGACGCGAGTGTCCGTCGCGATCGCCGACGGCGGCGAAGTCTTGGGCGTCGTGTCGCTCGCGGGCGGGCGGCGGCACGCCGAGCAGCTCGCACCCGCGATCCGGTACCTGTGCGACGAGCTCGACGTGTCGCTCGGACAGCTCGCGGCGATCGCGGTCGACCTCGGGCCCGGGCTGTTCACGGGACTGCGCGTGGGGGTGACCACCGCGAAGGTCATGGCGCAGGCGCTGCGCGTGCCGGTCGTCGGCATCCCGAGCCTCGACCTGGTGGCGTATCCGCTGCGGCACGCCAACCGCCTCGTTGTCGCCGTGCTCGACGCGCGACGGCGCGAGGTGTTCTCGGCGTCGTACCGGCCGGTGCCGGGTGGTCTGCAGCGGGTTTCCGACTACGAGGTCCGAGCGCCCGCTGAGCTCGTCGCCGAGCTCGAGTCCGGCACCGACGAGCTCCTGCTCGCCGGTGACGGGGTTGCTGCCTACCGCGACGAGTTCGCGTCACTCGACCGCGCCGAGCTTGTGGGAGGGAGCCATGCGTCACCGAGCGCGGCTGCGCTGGTCGAGCTCGCCACGGCACGCGTCGAACGCGAGGACTTCCAGTTGCCGCGCGACCTCCGGCCGCTCTACCTCCGCACGAGCGACGCCGAGATCCACTGGGAGCGCGAGCACGTTGGAGTGAGGAAGTAATGGCTGCGCAGCCGGAACAGGTGGAACCCGTCGTGCATGTCCAGGCGATGCGGCGCCGGCACGTGCGGTCGGTCCTGAAGATCGAACAGGAGGTGTACCCGCGGCCGTGGAGCGCGTCGCTGTTCCTCTCGGAGCTCGCGCTGCGGTCCACTCGCGCCTACTTCGTCGCGCGGATCGGTCGCGAGCTGGTGGGGTATGCGGGGCTGATGATGACCGTCGACGACGGTCACGTCACCACGATCGCCGTCGATCCAAAGTGGCACCGCAACAAGGTCGGTACCCGTTTGCTGCTGGTGCTCGCGCGTGAGGCGATCGCACGCGGCTCGACGAGCCTCACGCTCGAGGTGCGGATGACGAACCGCGGCGCGCAGGAGCTCTACCGGCGTTTTGGATTCGGACCGGTTGGCGTGCGCAAGAACTACTACCAGGAGGTCAACGAGGACGCGCTCGTGATGTGGGCGCACGAAGTCGATCGCCCCGAGTACTCCGAGTTACTCGACTCGATCGAGCGCGGACTTCCTGGTGACACGCTTCTGGAGGATCGGCGCGCCTGATGCGCATCCTGGGAATCGAGACATCGTGCGACGAAACGGCCGCGGCGGTAGTCGTTGACGGCCGCGCCGTGTGCTCGTCGGTCGTGTCGAGCCAGGTCGACCTCCACGCGCGCTTCGGTGGTGTCGTCCCCGAGATCGCGAGTCGCGCGCACGTCGAGCTCATCACGGAGGTGATCGAGGAGGCGCTCGTCGAGTCGGGGATGGAGCTGCGCGCGCTCGACGCGGTCGCCGCGTGCCACGGGCCGGGGCTCGCCGGCGCGTTGCTCGTCGGCGTGAGCGCGGCGAAGGCACTCGCGCTCACCGCTGATCTTCCCTACGTCGGTGTCAATCACCTCGAGGCGCACCTGTACGCGGCGTGGCTGGAGGAACCCACCCTGGAGCCGCCGCTCGTGGTGCTGATCGTGTCCGGCGGCCACACGATGATCGTGGTCATGGAGGATCACGGCCGCTACCGCGTCGCGGGCCAAACCGTCGACGACGCCGCGGGCGAGGCGTTCGACAAGGTCGCCCGGTTCCTCGGGCTCGGCTATCCCGGCGGACCCGCGATCGACCGGCTCGCCGCTACCGGCGATCCGGCCGCGATCCGCTTCCCGCGCGCGATGCCGGGCGAGCTCGACCTGTCGTTCGCGGGTCTCAAGACCGCGGTGGTCAACCACGTGCGCCGAATCGCCGACTCCGTGCCCGAACGGAGAGTCGGTGACCGCGTCGCCGACATCGCCGCGTCGTTCCAAGAAGCTGTGATCGACCAGCTCGTCGACAAGCTGTTCGCCGTCGCCGACGAGGCGGGCGTGGGCACGGTGGTGATCGGCGGTGGGGTGGCGGCGAACTCGCGTCTGCGCGCGCGCGTCGCCGAAATGGCGGCGGGCACCGGTCGCCGAGCATTCCTGCCACCACTCGAGCTCTGCACGGACAACGGGGCGATGATCGCGGCCACGGCGTGGTGGCGGCTCCTGGCCGACGGCCCCACCCCGCTCAACGCCGGCATCGACCCGAATCTTCGGCTCTGAGCCGAGCCCGCGTTTGCTCGATCCCGAGGGTGGCTGGTACCGTGACTTAGCACTCGCATAGCCCGAGTGCTAACGAGATCGCATCCCAACCCCGCCAGAACCAGCCGGCCAGAACCAGCCGGCCAGAAACAGTAGAAGGGTCACGCGCATGAACCTGCAACCGCTCGAGGACCGGATCGTCGTCCGCCCCGGTGAGGCTGAGGAGATGACCGTGAGCGGCCTCGTCATCCCCGATACCGCCAAGGAGAAGCCCCAGCAGGGCGAGGTCCTGGCCGTGGGCCCGGGCCGTCGCTCCGACCAGACCGGCGACCTCATCCCCGTCGACGTCGCCAAAGGTGACGTGGTCCTCTACTCGAAGTACGGCGGCACCGAGATCACCGTCGACGGCGAAGACCTCCTCGTGCTGTCGAGCCGCGACGTGCTCGCCAGGATCGCGCCCGGGAAGAAGAAGTAGCCAGGGGAGGCCGCCAGCGCATCCCGCGCCCGCCTGCGGCGCGCGCTGGGGGCCCGTCGCCCTGGGCCCAGGTTCCGTCAGGCCAGCGGGTCCTGTCGTTGCACGACGTCCGAGCCCGCTGCGCCGACCTTCCTCCTCCGCTGCCCGGGCCCGCGCTCGAACCGGATACGCGCGAGGCCGCCGTCCTGCTCCCGCTCTTCGAGCAGCAGGGCGAGACGCGTCTCGTCCTCACGCGGCGTCCCGACACCATGCCCAACCACCAGGGCGAGATCGCGTTCCCGGGCGGCAAGATCGACCCGCACCTCGACGCCACGCCGCGTGACGCCGCGCTGCGCGAGGCCGAGGAAGAGATCGGCCTTCCCCGCGACTCCGTCGACGTGATCGGCGAGCTCGACACGATGCACGCGGTCTCGGGCCCTTTCCTGATCGCTCCGTTCGTGGGGCTGATCGGTGTGCCGCCGACGCTCGTCCCCGATCCCCGCGAGGTCGAGCGCGTCTTCCACGTCTCGCTCTCGACCCTGCTGAGCGACGAGGTCCACAGTCAGGAGCGATGGGACCTTGTCGGTGCCGAGCGCACGATGCACTTCTTCGAGCTCGAGGACGAGACCATTTGGGGTGTCACTGCGCGCATCCTGGCCGGGTTCCTCGCGCACCTCGTGGGCACACCGATCTTCGAGTGATGCCGGCCGGTTCGGCGAGCGCTGGCAAGGGACTGCGGGCCTCGAGCGGTAAGCTCTTTTCTTTGCGGAGGTGATAGGTGGAAGTCGAGATCGGTATCGGCAAGTCCGGTCGGCGGGCCTATGGCCTCGACGACATCGCGATCGTCCCCAGCCGGCGAACGCGCGATCCCGGTGACGTCGACATTTCGTGGGAGCTCGACGCGTTCCGTTTCGAGTTGCCGGTCATCGCAGCCGCAATGGACGGCGTGGTGTCACCACGGGTCGCGATCGACGTCGGCGAGCTCGGTGGGCTCGCGTGCCTCAACCTCGAAGGCCTGTGGACGCGATACGAAGATCCGGAACCGCTCTTCGAGGAGATCGCCGAGCTGTCGGCCGAGAAGGCCACACGCCGCATGCAGGAGATCTATTCCGAGCCGATGAAGGCCGAGCTCATCGGTCAGCGAATCCGTGAGGTAAAGCTTGCAGGCGTCGTCGCGTGCGCGTCACTCACGCCGCAGCGCGTCGAGCGTTACGCCAAGCATGTGCTCGACGCCGAGCTCGACATCCTCGTGATCCAGGGCACGGTCGTTTCTGCGGAGCACGTGTCGAAGACTGCCGAGCCCTTGAACCTGAAGAAGTTCATCCGTGAGTTCGAGATCCCCGTCTTGGTGGGCGGCTGCGCGTCGTACTCCACCGCGCTGCACCTCATGCGCACGGGCGCGGTCGGTGTGCTCGTGGGTGTCGGCCCCGGTCACGCGTGCACCACGCGCGGCGTGCTCGGCATCGGCGTGCCGCAGGCCACCGCGATCGCCGATGCCGCGGGTGCGCGGATCCGCCATCTCGACGAGACCGGTGTGTACGTGCATGTCATCGCCGACGGCGGCATGCGCACCGGCGGCGACATCGCCAAGGCCATCGCGTGCGGAGCCGACTCCGTGATGATCGGCTCGCCGTTGGCGGCTGCCTACGAAGCCCCGGGCCGCGGTTACCACTGGGGCATGGCCACGTTCCATGCCGACCTGCCTCGTGGCGCGCGCGTGAACGCGGGCCGCCGCGCGACGCTCGCGGAGATCCTCACCGGCCCCGCGCACGACAACGACGGCACGCTGAATCTCTTCGGCGCACTCCGCACGTCGATGGCCACCACGGGCTACGAGACGCTCAAGGAGTTCCAGAAGGCCGAAGTGATGGTTGCGCCCTCGCTCCAGACCGAAGGTAAGGCGCTCCAGCGCGCGCAGGGCGTCGGCATGGGCCGGTGACCCATGGTGTCGGGAGCGAGCGTGAGCGGATCGGGTATCCCGATCCGTAGCGAGTAACCCATCATGTTGGCTGCTGATTCGTTCGACACTGTTCTCGTCGTCGACTTCGGGGCACAGTACGCGCAGCTGATCGCGAGGCGCGTGCGCGAAGCACACGTGTACTC is a window of Acidimicrobiia bacterium DNA encoding:
- a CDS encoding uracil-DNA glycosylase, yielding MAFASFADLERVALACTRCPLADTRTQVVFGAGDPEADLMFVGEGPGEQEDRDGIPFVGRAGRLLTSLIEGVGLDRDVVYIANVVKCRPPGNRDPLTQEIESCRPYLEAQIDFIDPSVVVTLGNFATKLLLDTKEGITKLRGREFPFRDHAVLMPTLHPAAVLRNGGAALAQARGDFVRVKRALAGASTG
- the tsaE gene encoding tRNA (adenosine(37)-N6)-threonylcarbamoyltransferase complex ATPase subunit type 1 TsaE; the protein is MNTLAAQTHSSAETFSLAARVGTILRAGDVVALVGDLGVGKTVFAKGIARALGIDEEVVSPTFTLVREYEAPVPLVHVDVYRLDHLQELHDVGFDELVGGPSVTVVEWGDRVGALLPAERLEVLLTQGDDDEDRVVVFEPSGRSWAVRSDALAALVGDDHTGSE
- the tsaB gene encoding tRNA (adenosine(37)-N6)-threonylcarbamoyltransferase complex dimerization subunit type 1 TsaB, producing the protein MGIDTATTRVSVAIADGGEVLGVVSLAGGRRHAEQLAPAIRYLCDELDVSLGQLAAIAVDLGPGLFTGLRVGVTTAKVMAQALRVPVVGIPSLDLVAYPLRHANRLVVAVLDARRREVFSASYRPVPGGLQRVSDYEVRAPAELVAELESGTDELLLAGDGVAAYRDEFASLDRAELVGGSHASPSAAALVELATARVEREDFQLPRDLRPLYLRTSDAEIHWEREHVGVRK
- the rimI gene encoding ribosomal protein S18-alanine N-acetyltransferase codes for the protein MAAQPEQVEPVVHVQAMRRRHVRSVLKIEQEVYPRPWSASLFLSELALRSTRAYFVARIGRELVGYAGLMMTVDDGHVTTIAVDPKWHRNKVGTRLLLVLAREAIARGSTSLTLEVRMTNRGAQELYRRFGFGPVGVRKNYYQEVNEDALVMWAHEVDRPEYSELLDSIERGLPGDTLLEDRRA
- the tsaD gene encoding tRNA (adenosine(37)-N6)-threonylcarbamoyltransferase complex transferase subunit TsaD, with the translated sequence MRILGIETSCDETAAAVVVDGRAVCSSVVSSQVDLHARFGGVVPEIASRAHVELITEVIEEALVESGMELRALDAVAACHGPGLAGALLVGVSAAKALALTADLPYVGVNHLEAHLYAAWLEEPTLEPPLVVLIVSGGHTMIVVMEDHGRYRVAGQTVDDAAGEAFDKVARFLGLGYPGGPAIDRLAATGDPAAIRFPRAMPGELDLSFAGLKTAVVNHVRRIADSVPERRVGDRVADIAASFQEAVIDQLVDKLFAVADEAGVGTVVIGGGVAANSRLRARVAEMAAGTGRRAFLPPLELCTDNGAMIAATAWWRLLADGPTPLNAGIDPNLRL
- the groES gene encoding co-chaperone GroES, with the protein product MNLQPLEDRIVVRPGEAEEMTVSGLVIPDTAKEKPQQGEVLAVGPGRRSDQTGDLIPVDVAKGDVVLYSKYGGTEITVDGEDLLVLSSRDVLARIAPGKKK
- a CDS encoding CoA pyrophosphatase, which codes for MHDVRARCADLPPPLPGPALEPDTREAAVLLPLFEQQGETRLVLTRRPDTMPNHQGEIAFPGGKIDPHLDATPRDAALREAEEEIGLPRDSVDVIGELDTMHAVSGPFLIAPFVGLIGVPPTLVPDPREVERVFHVSLSTLLSDEVHSQERWDLVGAERTMHFFELEDETIWGVTARILAGFLAHLVGTPIFE
- a CDS encoding GuaB3 family IMP dehydrogenase-related protein, with translation MEVEIGIGKSGRRAYGLDDIAIVPSRRTRDPGDVDISWELDAFRFELPVIAAAMDGVVSPRVAIDVGELGGLACLNLEGLWTRYEDPEPLFEEIAELSAEKATRRMQEIYSEPMKAELIGQRIREVKLAGVVACASLTPQRVERYAKHVLDAELDILVIQGTVVSAEHVSKTAEPLNLKKFIREFEIPVLVGGCASYSTALHLMRTGAVGVLVGVGPGHACTTRGVLGIGVPQATAIADAAGARIRHLDETGVYVHVIADGGMRTGGDIAKAIACGADSVMIGSPLAAAYEAPGRGYHWGMATFHADLPRGARVNAGRRATLAEILTGPAHDNDGTLNLFGALRTSMATTGYETLKEFQKAEVMVAPSLQTEGKALQRAQGVGMGR